In one window of Mytilus trossulus isolate FHL-02 chromosome 7, PNRI_Mtr1.1.1.hap1, whole genome shotgun sequence DNA:
- the LOC134725720 gene encoding galactose-binding lectin-like — translation MTSTFLIKHKSGGKFIHPKGGDSHPSNGTKLLLHQDIHDKMYFKFDVIEGHWGYIRHVSSGKIVHPDGGQLFPGDDTNLVLHSDHHSGALFALDNVDDYIIHKGGKFVHPDGGSPNPGNDTDVVLHKDKHDAMKFQFVSPHDINKEVLIYGNTSVNGHWRRINAIINPKAEHTHTISYTVGKSKTESRSSTFSFKWEVSGGILAHTALGSVTGSVSASTEYMIKKASSSTWSEEKTVTNTIIVDPGKTVVTWQYVFDVAQCDHKAIFHSNILADTDDVMNTPGELDGVAYD, via the exons ATGACTTCAACTTTTTTAATCAAACACAAATCAGGCGGAAAGTTTATACATCCGAAAGGTGGAGATAGTCACCCCAGTAATGGCACAAAATTGCTTCTTCATCAAGATATACAcgacaaaatgtattttaagttCGATGTCATTGAAGGTCATTGGGGTTACATTCGGCACGTTAGCAGCGGAAAAATTGTTCATCCTGATGGCGGCCAGTTGTTTCCAGGCGATGATACCAACCTTGTTCTTCACTCAGATCATCATTCTGGCGCACTTTTTGCACTTGATAACGTTGATGATTACATAATTCATAAAGGGGGTAAATTTGTTCATCCGGACGGCGGAAGTCCAAATCCTGGTAATGACACAGACGTGGTCCTGCACAAAGACAAGCACGATGctatgaaatttcaatttgtttcaCCACACGACATCAACAAAGAAGTCTTGATCTATGGAAACACATCGGTGAATGGTCATTGGAGAAGAATCAATGCAATCATAAACCCAAAGGCAGAACATACACATACAATAAGCTACACCGTGGGAAAGTCCAAGACGGAAAGCAGGAGTTCCACTTTTTCCTTTAAATGGGAGGTCTCCGGTGGCATTTTAGCCCACACTGCATTAGGATCTGTCACAGGCTCAGTGTCAGCTTCGACAGAATATATGATAAAGAAAGCGTCATCAAGTACTTGGTCGGAGGAAAAAACCGTTACCAATACAATCATAG TCGATCCAGGAAAAACTGTAGTGACATGGCAGTATGTATTTGATGTTGCCCAATGTGATCATAAAGCTATCTTTCACAGTAACATTCTGGCTGACACTGATGACGTAATGAATACACCGGGAGAATTGGATGGTGTTGCATATGACTAA